In a genomic window of Staphylococcus taiwanensis:
- a CDS encoding NAD(P)H-binding protein, giving the protein MILITGASGKLGQLITEQALKVFPSEEIAVSVRNASKVQHLADKGVSVREADFKKPETLSSAFEGITQLVVVSANGQGQELVDAHTNVINAAKEAGVERLVYTSQIGSTAQSHFQPMIDHYNTEKLLEDSGLNFISSRHGFYADSGAQFFFGGLHDGKLYLPKDGPVNWTAHEDLAEGIVKMLQDKDFSEKYPLLTAEKPMTMEEIAHEYDSSIERIVISDDQYREALDNVPNLPEELKQMFLDIFHASVDGDFDKSSPLLKELLGREPKDIVTFLKEQK; this is encoded by the coding sequence ATGATTTTAATTACAGGTGCAAGTGGTAAATTAGGCCAATTAATTACAGAGCAGGCTTTAAAAGTATTTCCAAGTGAAGAAATTGCAGTAAGTGTACGTAACGCTTCAAAAGTACAACACCTTGCTGATAAAGGTGTATCAGTTAGAGAAGCTGACTTTAAAAAACCAGAAACATTATCTTCAGCATTTGAAGGTATCACTCAATTAGTCGTTGTATCAGCGAATGGTCAAGGTCAAGAGTTAGTTGATGCACATACAAACGTGATTAATGCAGCAAAAGAAGCTGGAGTAGAACGTTTAGTCTACACAAGCCAAATTGGTAGTACCGCACAATCACACTTCCAACCAATGATTGATCACTATAACACTGAAAAATTACTAGAAGATAGTGGTTTAAATTTCATATCATCACGTCATGGCTTCTACGCTGACAGTGGCGCACAATTCTTCTTCGGTGGTTTACATGATGGTAAATTATATTTGCCTAAAGATGGTCCTGTGAACTGGACAGCACATGAAGATTTAGCAGAAGGCATTGTAAAAATGCTTCAAGACAAAGATTTTTCAGAGAAATATCCCTTATTAACAGCTGAAAAACCAATGACTATGGAAGAAATCGCACACGAATATGATTCAAGTATTGAAAGAATAGTCATTTCTGATGATCAATATAGAGAAGCATTAGATAATGTGCCTAACCTTCCTGAAGAATTAAAACAAATGTTCTTAGATATCTTCCACGCAAGTGTAGATGGAGACTTTGATAAATCTTCTCCATTATTGAAAGAATTATTAGGTCGTGAACCTAAAGATATCGTTACATTCTTAAAAGAACAAAAATAA
- a CDS encoding ABC transporter ATP-binding protein, with the protein MLKFEQVTKEFQDGNHIIEAVKPTSLSFEKGELIAIVGPSGSGKSTFLTMAGALQTPTSGEIFINDKKISKMSQKQLAKMRMKEIGFILQATNLVPFLTIKQQFHLLKSYKKGVLSTEEYDKLLSDLGLKEIENKLPSEVSGGQKQRVAIAKAIYTQPSIILADEPTASLDTENAMAVMEILKEQSKQRHKTCIIVTHDERLTKFCDKVFHMEDGRLKEK; encoded by the coding sequence ATGTTAAAATTTGAGCAAGTTACCAAAGAATTCCAAGATGGTAATCATATCATTGAAGCAGTCAAACCAACATCGTTATCTTTTGAAAAAGGTGAACTCATAGCTATCGTTGGCCCTTCCGGTTCCGGTAAGAGTACATTTCTAACCATGGCAGGGGCATTACAAACACCAACATCTGGTGAAATTTTTATCAACGACAAAAAAATCTCAAAAATGAGTCAAAAACAATTAGCTAAAATGAGAATGAAAGAAATTGGCTTTATCTTACAAGCTACTAATTTAGTGCCATTCTTAACAATTAAACAGCAATTTCATTTATTGAAAAGTTATAAAAAAGGTGTCTTAAGTACTGAAGAATATGATAAGTTGTTGAGTGATTTAGGTTTGAAAGAAATTGAAAATAAATTACCTTCTGAAGTTTCGGGCGGTCAAAAACAACGTGTCGCGATAGCTAAGGCAATTTACACACAACCATCCATTATTTTAGCGGATGAGCCAACTGCTTCATTAGATACGGAAAATGCGATGGCAGTCATGGAAATTTTAAAAGAACAATCTAAACAACGTCATAAAACTTGTATTATCGTAACGCACGATGAACGTTTAACGAAGTTCTGTGATAAAGTCTTTCATATGGAAGACGGACGCTTAAAAGAAAAATAA